aatagtaataataataataataataataataataataataataataataataataataataataataataataatattttgtgtatttcaaaTCCCCTGACAAATGAGATTTCATAAAGGAAAACACTTGAAATGAGCTTTGAAGTAAAATGCCTGTTTAGGTTGGAGTTTAGTTTTATTGAATTCTTAATTACAAACATTAAggatttttcgttttgtttaaaaaaaaaaatggtactccTGTAAAACAGAAAGGCTTAAGTAGGTAATGACAGAGCGATCTGACACATTAATaggctctctctcttctttggtaCGTATCAGATTGAAATCAGATAGGCTGTTTTATATAAATAGCTATTACAAGACATGatcttttctactttttatttacaaattctctGCTGCTAAGGTGACATTATCTTTTATCGTGAGTTCACTTTgccattttaaagtaatttcagccatattttactttttcactcGAGAACCATTTCAGCCATATCGCTAGCATTTCTTTGCCAATGTCTAATCGTCTGATTTTCGATTTTCACAGGAAAACTTTGGCCATTACTCGAAGGTGATTCCGGCAGCTCTCTGTTCCTCGGCGATCCTCAGGAGTTCAATGACGTGGGCGGGAGTTGGGTGGGGAGTGGGCAAGAAGGGAGACTCGGCTCTGAAGCCATTTTCGTCAGCTACGTACCTCACCTCGACGAAGCCGCTGCCGTCATCGAGTGGGAACCTGCAAACGGGTAATGATATTTGAGTTTTTAGTAAATTATTCACGTAACTGCTAAACTTGTATGCGACTGGTGATGCAGAcctggttgattgattgatttacataatatataacgtCACAAGCAGACTCATTGGTACCGGAAAGCACCAAAGAAATGATGGGTGAGACTAAAGCTTATAGGCCTAGGGGTGTTCTTGGTTTGAGAGGCTGAGAGTCGCAATTTGATGATAAAGacctgattgattgactgatttacatCATAAAAGACGTCAAACAAAGACATATTGTTACAGGAAGGCCCCAAACAAATGTTGGGTGGCATTGACTTCATATAGCCTAGGGACACTCCTGATCTGAGAGGCTCAGAGCCCCATTGAGACCAAGGGAAGCACTCTGCATCCCTACCTGTAGGATCCCTCGATGTTGGACTGTCCCTGGAAGCCTCTCACGCCAGAGGCCTGGGCGGCGATGCCATTGTCGGCCTCGAAGACGTAGTTGAAAGTCCCGTCGCCATTGTCTGTTCGGTCGTCTCTGGTGATGGCGACGGGATTCGGGAGTTGGGGGGCGGCCAGGGACACGCAGGCGAGGCAGGCGAAGATGATCTGGAGGTTTCGTGACGAAGGGAATGAATGAATGCTTGCAGGAGATGAGTGACTGGTTACTATCCTAACTGACATTGCTTGGTTAGTTTTCTAACTGACTTTGATTGGTTGATTTGCTAACTAACTTCGATTGGTTGGTTTGCTAACTGACATTGATTGGTCAGTTTGCTAACTGACTTTGATTGGTTGGTTTTCTAACTGACATTGATTGGTTGGTTTGCTAACTGACGTTGATTGGTTGGTTTACTCTCTGACATTGATTGGTTGGTTGGCTAGCTGACATTGATTGGTTGGTTTAAACGCTAGCTGACATTGATTGGTTGGTTTGCTAACTAACATTGATTGGTTGGTTTGCTAGCTGACATTGATTTGTTGGTTTGCTAGCTGACATTAATTTGTTGGTTTGCTAGCTGACATTGATTGGTTGGTTTACTAGCTGACATTGATTGGTTGATTTGCTAGCTGACATTGATTGGTTGGTTTGCTAGCTGACATAGATTGGTTGGTTTGCTGACTGACATTAATTGATTGGTTTGCTAACTGACGTTGATTGATTGGTTTGCTGACATTGATTGGTTGGTTTGCTAACTGACATGATTGACTGGTTTGCTTAACTGACATTAATTGGTTGGTTTGTTAACTGAAATTAATGGGTTGGTTTGCTTAACTGACATTAATTGGTTGGTTTGCTTAACTGACATTAATTGGTTGGTTTGCTGACTGACATTGATTGGTTGGTCTCCTGACTGACATTGATTGGTTGGTCTCCTGACTGACACTACATATCCTAGGCTTCTGTAACATTGCTAAGACAGATTGCACACAGCTCAAGcgacaaaaaatctctctctctctctctctctctctctctctctctctctctctctctctctctctctctctctgcgaaaacAAGCCTTTTCAAATTCGAGGAACTTGTGAAAAGCCACtctaagaaaggaaaataaaagacaacaaaagtaaattgaataaaagaaaggaaaactacgATCAGGAAACGCCGAATTGCACTGAGGTAaaggaggaaacaaaaaataactttctatcagaaatattttgattCAGTAAAACTGACTCAACGTAAAGCTGTATAAGAACACTGATTAATCACCTTAAAAAAAAGCCCCGAAATAAACTACTTTAGACGAATCAGGGTACAAAAACTACTTCAGAGCAAGCTACACATAAAACTCACGAGCTTCATGATGGCGTGTGTCGTAGGAGAGCTGTCGAGTTCCACTGGTGGTGAAAGGCCAGGGATCCAATATTTATACCCAACCAGAACCACCAcctcttctcctttcctttatCTTGATCATCACGTGGCAGGACAAACAAGGTCACCCCTACTTTTCCTTTTGCGGTCTTGGCTATGGGATTTGAAAAAGGCGTGTTGCTAAGGCTTCGAAAACCAGACCTGGCTGACAGCGTATTCGGTTGCGTTTGTTTCATGTCCGTATTGTTTATGCAATTGAAAGTTTCTCAGAATTTTGAGATTTAGACTTTCTCTAAAGActggtagttttcattttaaggtgACGTGATGCAGATGCAAAACTCTGCATATAAGTTATAACAAGAATATGGTATTGTTTCAAGGAATATGGTATTGTTTCTAAGAATGTGGTATTGTTTCTAAGGTATGTACTGTCATCAAATATGTCTGAAGTAATGAAATTGTATGTTTACAAACGGTTGTAATGTTCTTCGAGTTCCTCAGATGCCCACTTCAGAAGTCGTGTAGCTTCCTTAGCAGAATTTTGGATCAAAAATCTGTTCAACTTAGCATAAGAACAATTTATGAGAAATATGGCCTTTTTTCATAAAGGTGTGTAtaggggaaataaaataaaaatggagacatTGCTGACCTGTAATTTTAAATGTCTACTTTaggggaaaaatttaaatttttcgatAAGATTTAACAGCAAAATCTTTTTCAGGTTGGCAGAATGATAAGTGCCTTTATCctaatgaaaaatgtgaaataaaagtcagtgtctgattttttcagtatttatttaacgacacacacacacacacacacacacacacacacacacacatatatatatatatatatatatatatatatatatatatatatatatatatatatatatatatatatatatatatatatatatatatatatatatatatatatatatatatatatatatatatatatatatatatatatatatatatatatatatgtatgcgttgTGTATTGACTGAAACACTGAAACTAGGACGTTGGTTTCCGATTTCTTTCGTCCTTATAAACAGTAAATTCTACAATGTAACCAGATTGTACATAAACTATTACCCTAATATAAACTAAATTATAAACTTAGCAACCTATATCTCTTGATATTACTGACTtgtattgatctctctctctctctctctctctctctctctctctctctctctctctctctctctctctctctctctcccctatgtTTTACAACAAAGTTTCAAACTAAAAAATACTGTTTATTGGCATCCCTTCCTTGCACATTCTCAAAGAGACTCACAATTCTTTTGACTTTCTAGGCTTAAGCTTGtgtctcttctctctttcagcTCGCAAAACAAGTGTTAATAAATGAGAAGTGGAAACacattaaagttattattattgttatacattatcataaaataaagtttaaagctCAAGAATCCCGGGGTCTAGACTGTGTGTTCAAATTTTCCGCTCTGAAGTTCCTGTGAAATTCTAACAGAAGAAGATAATTGGTTTGACAGTTGGGACTCTGTCGGTGTAAGTggaaaacagaaaacacaaaGATCTGTAACTTTGCGCCAGTTGTTTATGTATTTCCTTTCGGAACTGTAAGTGACTTTCCCATTACAGTGCTTATGACTAGGCCTATATGTCTTAGCTGAGAAAGTTCAGTGGTTTTGAGGCATAAAGGAAACTGTTCCCAAAATTTTCATGG
This Macrobrachium rosenbergii isolate ZJJX-2024 chromosome 42, ASM4041242v1, whole genome shotgun sequence DNA region includes the following protein-coding sequences:
- the LOC136828191 gene encoding cuticle protein AM1159-like, encoding MKLIIFACLACVSLAAPQLPNPVAITRDDRTDNGDGTFNYVFEADNGIAAQASGVRGFQGQSNIEGSYRFPLDDGSGFVEVRYVADENGFRAESPFLPTPHPTPAHVIELLRIAEEQRAAGITFE